The region ACTGGTTGGATTTTTTTTATGACTTTTATTTAGTTGCGGAAAGTGATTTAAATAAATTAGTGGAAATTAGTGGCATAAAAAAGCAGGTCGGATTTTTGATATATTCTATTCTGAAAAAAAAGTATATTTACAAACCCTAATCAGAAAAATAGATCGAAATGAAGAAATTTAAAATACTGTTGTCTGCATTTTTGCTTTGTCTTACCACCATGACATACGCAGCAAAAGTAGATACTTTACAAATTGCCAGCACCGCTATGGGAAAAACCTATAAAGCAGCGGTAGTTTTACCAAATTCTTATGCTAAAAGCAAAACCGCTTTTCCAGTAATGTACTTACTGCACGGAGCTTACGGGCATTTTAGCGATTGGCTAAAAAATACTCCCAACAAAAAACTGGTTCACAATCTGGCAGATCAATACAATATGATCATTGTAATGCCGGAAGGAGAGACTTTTAGTTTTTATATAGACAGTCCGGTAAACAAGGAAAGTCAGTTTGAGACTTTTATTACCCAGGAAGTAATTCAGAAAGTAGATAAAACGTATAAAACAATTGCCAATAAAAACGGAAGAGTTATTACGGGACTTTCTATGGGCGGACACGGTGCTTTGTACTTGTCGGCCAGACATCCTGATTTGTTTTGTGCAGCCGGAAGTATGAGTGGAGCGGTAGATATGAGTACAATGCTGAACAGAGATTCTTCGGCTCAGGTTGTAAAATTAATGCAGCCGGTTTTTGGAGATAAAAGCGGTAATACAGAATTATACGAGCAAAATTCAGTTTTGAGAATGGCGGATAAAATTAAAGCCAACAAACTTCCTTTGATTATAGATTGTGGTGTAGACGATTTTTTAATTGAGCCAAACAGAGAATTGCACAGAAGGTTGGTTTATAACAGGGTAGATCATGATTATACCGAACGCCCCGGAGCACACACTTGGGATTATTGGGAAAATTCACTTCCGTATCACGTTTTGTTTTTCAATAAAATATTGCTTAAAAATCAGGTAACTGCAAAAAAATAAAGTCTTTTTTACTCTAAAATAAGCTCATTTACTTTTTTTGGTTTAATTTTTGGAATACCTTTATAGTATAATCCTTAAAAAAAATAAAATTATGAAAAAGATACTTACACTATTCGCTGTTGTTGGACTAATAGCGTTTTCGAGTTGTGAAGGGCCAGAAGGGCCTCCGGGAGAGCCAGGACCAGCTGCAGAGGTTTTTCAGGTTAAAGGTGTGAATTTTACTTCAGCAAATGATTATA is a window of Flavobacterium crocinum DNA encoding:
- a CDS encoding alpha/beta hydrolase — encoded protein: MKKFKILLSAFLLCLTTMTYAAKVDTLQIASTAMGKTYKAAVVLPNSYAKSKTAFPVMYLLHGAYGHFSDWLKNTPNKKLVHNLADQYNMIIVMPEGETFSFYIDSPVNKESQFETFITQEVIQKVDKTYKTIANKNGRVITGLSMGGHGALYLSARHPDLFCAAGSMSGAVDMSTMLNRDSSAQVVKLMQPVFGDKSGNTELYEQNSVLRMADKIKANKLPLIIDCGVDDFLIEPNRELHRRLVYNRVDHDYTERPGAHTWDYWENSLPYHVLFFNKILLKNQVTAKK